DNA from Mugil cephalus isolate CIBA_MC_2020 chromosome 5, CIBA_Mcephalus_1.1, whole genome shotgun sequence:
TAGGCCACATGAGAAGCTAGGCAGTCAGCCAGAAACACTTATCATCCCGTCGTCCGTTTTTCACTAGCCTCACAGCTCAATCGTGCTGTACACTGTATCAATCTCAATGGGTTTGGCACCAGAAATAAGAACTTGTTCCAATACCTGTACAAAATCAAACGTAGCATAGCTTGTTTTGCTAAGGCAAAAGTAAAATCCATTTTTCAGTCAAGGGTGACAAAAATTGCAACATTAATggcaaataaagaaagaaggatGGTAAaagatgttgtgtctttgtcGCAGTGATAAGATTTTACTCAATTGTGTtgataacaacacaaacagatgtgCAGGACAATATATACAGTGCCCACACTGATTAATGTCCTCTTTTTCTCAATGGTGCAGGTACAGCTACTTGCAAAATCCACTGAGGAGAACGATAcaatgctgccacctgctggtacacacagacacagcccAAACATATTGACAAGTACTCTGTAATATTATATAAACCACTACAAACAATGAGTCATTTGACTTTCAGAAGGTACTCTAAATGCTTGTGTCACATAATAGTTACAAACAAGCTACAATTTACAGAACTATGACCACATAAGATACATCAAGTGACACACCCATTATGCAATGACAGAGGACTGTTATGCATTTGGTTTCTTTAATTGTTAACCTGTGAGTGTCTGGCAGGCTGATGCACTGTTATCTCCTTAAAGGAAACTCCACTCCATGTTGACAAAGTGTGCAGCTCTGGAAAATGGAATATAGATGGGTGAAAAGCAGCTACAGCTACAATGATAAATCAAACAAGTTATTCAGCCCCAAGGGAAAGAGCAGCCAAACTCTTCAATAATTTACAGTATGAATTCACAGTGAAATATAACCATTTGTGCATGGCCTCTGTGTTAtaacttcaaatgtttttaataagcAGCTAGCAATAGCATGGCAGATGCATTCAATGTTTAATTCTATAGCTCTTGAAATAACCATTGAAACACAGGCAGAATAAATGATCCTTGGAGGAGAGTAAAATTGCAGTCAGCTACTTTCCGCATTTTCATCATCGCTGTCATCTTTTACTCAAATGTGCCCTGCATCTAAAATGATGCATTTGAGCATGTTTGCAGAATCTGTATATGTGGAGAGAAAATACTTGGGGCATACTTGATGTTGTGACTCCCAATGCAGGGCTGTCATGACCCTGGCTAGATGGTAAGAGATATTTGGCTGTCAGCTGCCTTCGATTGGACTTCACTTTAAAACGTTCTGTAATCACACCCAAGCAAAATGGTCAAATTATAAATTAGTTTATAAATTAGAAACAATCCATGCAGCAAATGATGCACTtatcactcactcactcactttcAATTTAACATGCTTAACATGGGTTTacaattattgttattacaatAAACAATGTGAAAGGTGTTATTGTAACTCAATCTGACATGCAGATGAAGTCTCAATTCCCTATAGAAGACCCACCAGGATTGAGAACCTTCTCTGCACGTTTGTGCACCAGGTGTTTGAAGAGGATGACTTCTGCCTTCATCTGATTTGTGCTTACGTCAGGCTTGGCCATGATCTCTGTGATTGTCAGATTGTTCTTGATGGATTTTGACGCTGTGGAGCGAGCCAGAGAGGGTAGGAGGCTCTGGTACTCTTGGTCGGTGAAGTCTAACTCTTGACCCTGAACATCACTGGGACTGAGAAGAGGTGAAAAATTGTGATAGCTTTTCTTCTCCCCACATCAGTATTAACAAAAATCTGACAATGAAACTTGTGGCAAAGTAACAGTACACTTGTATTCAATCTACCATCTACTTAAATCAGTTTAAGGGACATTACATACAGAGGTAAGAGGCCTTACCTATGATTAGTTAAAATACCGTAAACCTGCTGCACCAACAGCTCAGCTGCTCCTGGTTTACAATGAACTGTTCCATAAATGGCTTCTTTCATTAAGTGCAAATTCTGCTTCTGCAAGGACTAGAAAAACTTTAAGTGAACACTTAAACAAAGAAGGAAACCACATCTTGACACATGATTCAGATTCCACTTGCAGGTAACATGAATGCCACAGTGGTACTCCACTACagtatatattattttagtattattattttgttatttttaatttaatatttttggatCCCTGCTGCGAGAGAAACGAGAGAGAAACACCATGCGATAACAcaatccatgccgctgttgctatgcaactggccaaacaaccgtATTGGACACAGtttttgccaactatttttgtatgttttttcataattctaattctgtaaattttttgactacactttttatttttattttactttaatctcattttattttatctttcttgtgtttactttaatatgcaacaaagctatggtgacaaattTCCCTTATTAATCATTAAAttctgtctaagtctatatGTTCTTTGTAGTAATAATTATATAGCATaatatcatctcatctcatgtcatcttctactaccacttatcctcactgggtcgcgggggttgctggagtctatccctgCTGTCATTTGGCGAGatgtggggtacaccctggacaggtctccagtctatcacagggccaacgcatagacaaacaaccattcgcactcacacctaaAGTCACCAAGCAACCTAATAAGCATCTCTGGAGGAgaccagagtacccagaga
Protein-coding regions in this window:
- the spata4 gene encoding spermatogenesis-associated protein 4 isoform X1, yielding MHDAQCPKKTGLPSETVKWLQSLHMSFYPRNVRRDFSSGYLMAEIFSHYYPQDFSMHSYDKGTSLSAKQWNWSQIQRSLQKQNLHLMKEAIYGTVHCKPGAAELLVQQVYGILTNHSPSDVQGQELDFTDQEYQSLLPSLARSTASKSIKNNLTITEIMAKPDVSTNQMKAEVILFKHLVHKRAEKVLNPERFKVKSNRRQLTAKYLLPSSQGHDSPALGVTTSKLHTLSTWSGVSFKEITVHQPARHSQVNN
- the spata4 gene encoding spermatogenesis-associated protein 4 isoform X2, yielding MHDAQCPKKTGLPSETVKWLQSLHMSFYPRNVRRDFSSGYLMAEIFSHYYPQDFSMHSYDKGTSLSAKQWNWSQIQRKQNLHLMKEAIYGTVHCKPGAAELLVQQVYGILTNHSPSDVQGQELDFTDQEYQSLLPSLARSTASKSIKNNLTITEIMAKPDVSTNQMKAEVILFKHLVHKRAEKVLNPERFKVKSNRRQLTAKYLLPSSQGHDSPALGVTTSKLHTLSTWSGVSFKEITVHQPARHSQVNN